A region from the Canis aureus isolate CA01 chromosome 8, VMU_Caureus_v.1.0, whole genome shotgun sequence genome encodes:
- the MAPK3 gene encoding mitogen-activated protein kinase 3 encodes MAAAAAAQGGGGGEPRGADGVGPGVSGEVEVVKGQPFDVGPRYTELHYIGEGAYGMVSSAYDHVRKVRVAIKKISPFEHQTYCQRTLREIQILLRFRHENVIGIRDILRAPTLDAMRDVYIVQDLMETDLYKLLKSQQLSNDHVCYFLYQILRGLKYIHSANVLHRDLKPSNLLINTTCDLKICDFGLARIADPEHDHTGFLTEYVATRWYRAPEIMLNSKGYTKSIDIWSVGCILAEMLSNRPIFPGKHYLDQLNHILGILGSPSQEDLNCIINMKARNYLQSLPSKTKVAWAKLFPKSDSKALDLLDRMLTFNPNKRITVEEALAHPYLEQYYDPTDEPVAEEPFTFDMELDDLPKERLKELIFQETARFQPGVLEAP; translated from the exons atggcggcggcggcggcggcgcaggggggcgggggcggggagccccggggagcCGATGGGGTCGGCCCGGGGGTCTcgggggaggtggaggtggtgaaGGGGCAGCCGTTCGACGTGGGCCCGCGCTACACGGAGCTGCACTACATCGGCGAGGGCGCGTACGGCATGGTCAG CTCAGCTTACGACCACGTGCGCAAGGTTCGCGTGGCCATCAAGAAAATCAGCCCCTTTGAGCATCAGACCTACTGCCAGCGCACACTGAGGGAGATCCAGATCTTGCTGCGCTTCCGCCATGAGAACGTCATTGGCATTCGGGACATTCTGCGGGCGCCCACCCTGGACGCCATGAGGGATGT CTACATCGTGCAGGACCTGATGGAGACAGACCTATACAAGTTGCTCAAAAGCCAGCAGCTGAGCAACGACCATGTTTGCTACTTCCTCTACCAGATCCTGCGAGGTCTCAAGTATATCCACTCAGCCAATGTGCTCCACCGGGATTTAAAGCCCTCTAACCTGCTCATCAACACCACCTGCGACCTTAAG ATCTGCGATTTTGGCCTGGCCCGGATTGCCGATCCTGAGCATGACCACACTGGCTTCCTGACAGAATATGTGGCCACGCGCTGGTACCGGGCTCCAGAAATCATGCTTAACTCTaag GGCTACACCAAGTCCATCGACATCTGGTCTGTGGGCTGCATTCTGGCTGAGATGCTCTCCAACCGGCCCATCTTCCCTGGCAAGCACTACCTGGACCAGCTCAACCACATTCTAG GTATCCTAGGCTCTCCATCCCAGGAGGACTTGAACTGTATCATCAATATGAAGGCCCGAAACTACCTACAGTCTCTGCCCTCCAAGACCAAGGTGGCATGGGCCAAGCTTTTTCCCAAGTCAGACTCCAAAG CCCTTGACCTGCTAGACCGGATGTTGACCTTTAACCCCAACAAACGGATTACAGTGGAAGAAGCACTGGCTCATCCCTACTTGGAGCAGTACTACGACCCAACAGATGAG CCAGTGGCTGAGGAGCCTTTCACTTTCGACATGGAGCTGGATGATCTACCCAAGGAGCGTCTGAAGGAGCTCATCTTCCAGGAGACAGCCCGCTTCCAGCCTGGGGTGCTGGAAGCCCCCTAG
- the GDPD3 gene encoding lysophospholipase D GDPD3: MTMSPLLYYALPTLGGYVMLSIFFLRRPRLLHTPWAPAFLPRLGAHRAGSGERLEHTIEAMENSMAQRSDFLELDCQLTRDGVVVLSHDENLSRQSGVNRDVSSLDFEELPLYKEELEVYFSPGHFAHGSDRRMVSLEDVFRRFPRMPMSVEVKKGNEELINKIAGLVRHFDRNEITIWASEKSSIMKKCRAANPEMPFAFTITRGLWLVLLYYLGLLPFVHIPERFFICFLPTIINRTYFPFPCSGLNKLAAMVSKWLIMRKSLIQHLEQRGVQVIFWCLNEESDFEAAYSLGATGVMTDYPTALRHYLDNHRGSAQAS; the protein is encoded by the exons ATGACCATGAGCCCTCTGCTGTACTATGCCCTACCCACCCTGGGCGGCTATGTCATGCTCTCCATCTTCTTCCTGCGCCGGCCTCGCCTGCTGCACACACCCTGGGCTCCAGCCTTCCTGCCGCGCCTGGGGGCCCACCGGGCAG GATCTGGAGAGCGACTGGAACACACCATAGAAGCCATGGAGAA CTCCATGGCCCAGCGATCCGACTTCCTGGAGCTTGACTGCCAGCTGACACGGGATGGTGTGGTGGTGCTGTCCCACGACGAGAACCTGTCTCGCCAGTCAGGCGTGAATAGGGATGTGAGCAGCTTGGACTTTGAG GAGCTGCCCCTCTACAAGGAGGAGCTGGAAGTTTACTTCTCACCAG GCCACTTTGCACATGGGTCAGATCGGCGTATGGTGAGTCTGGAGGATGTGTTCCGGAGGTTCCCTCGGATGCCCATGAGCGTGGAGGTCAAAAAGGGAAATGAAGAACTCATTAACAAG ataGCTGGCCTGGTGAGGCACTTTGACCGCAATGAAATCACCATCTGGGCCTCGGAAAAGAGCTCAATCATGAAGAAGTGCAGGGCTGCT aaccctgagatgcCATTCGCCTTCACGATAACCCGAGGATTGTGGTTGGTGCTGCTCTATTACCTGGGGCTGCTGCCCTTCGTCCATATCCCGGAGAGGTTTTTCATCTGCTTCTTGCCCACCATCATCAATAG GACCTACTTCCCATTTCCCTGCTCTGGGCTGAACAAGCTGGCGGCTATGGTTTCCAAATG GTTAATCATGAGGAAAAGCCTGATCCAACACCTGGAACAGCGAGGAGTGCAG gTGATCTTTTGGTGCCTTAATGAAGAGTCGGACTTTGAAGCAGCCTACAGCCTGGGGGCCACCGGGGTCATGACCGATTACCCCACAGCCCTGAGGCACTACCTGGACAATCACCGAGGATCTGCCCAGGCCTCCTAA
- the YPEL3 gene encoding protein yippee-like 3 isoform X1 — protein MCVAQALRAHSLPSLQALGSLCSPWAAPRVGPLPPAPAMVRISKPKTFQAYLDDCHRRYSCAHCRAHLANHDDLISKSFQGSQGRAYLFNSVVNVGCGPAEERVLLTGLHAVADIHCENCKTTLGWKYEQAFESSQKYKEGKYIIELNHMIKDNGWD, from the exons ATGTGTGTGGCCCAGGCCCTGAGAGCCCACTCACTCCCTTCCCTGCAGGCACtgggctccctctgctccccgTGGGCTGCTCCCCGCGTGGGGCCactgcccccggcccccgccaTGGTGCGGATTTCAAAGCCCAAGACGTTTCAGGCCTACTTGGATGACTGTCACCGGAGGTATAGCTGTGCCCACTGCCGCGCTCACCTGGCCAACCACGACGACCTCATCTCCAAG TCCTTCCAGGGCAGTCAGGGGCGTGCCTACCTCTTCAACTCTGT GGTGAACGTGGGCTGCGGGCCAGCCGAGGAGCGGGTGCTGCTGACAGGCCTCCATGCTGTTGCTGACATCCACTGCGAGAACTGCAAGACAACTTTGGGCTGGAAATAT GAACAGGCCTTCGAGAGCAGCCAGAAGTACAAAGAGGGGAAGTACATCATTGAACTCAACCACATGATCAAAGACAACGGCTGGGACTGA
- the YPEL3 gene encoding protein yippee-like 3 isoform X2: MVRISKPKTFQAYLDDCHRRYSCAHCRAHLANHDDLISKSFQGSQGRAYLFNSVVNVGCGPAEERVLLTGLHAVADIHCENCKTTLGWKYEQAFESSQKYKEGKYIIELNHMIKDNGWD, encoded by the exons aTGGTGCGGATTTCAAAGCCCAAGACGTTTCAGGCCTACTTGGATGACTGTCACCGGAGGTATAGCTGTGCCCACTGCCGCGCTCACCTGGCCAACCACGACGACCTCATCTCCAAG TCCTTCCAGGGCAGTCAGGGGCGTGCCTACCTCTTCAACTCTGT GGTGAACGTGGGCTGCGGGCCAGCCGAGGAGCGGGTGCTGCTGACAGGCCTCCATGCTGTTGCTGACATCCACTGCGAGAACTGCAAGACAACTTTGGGCTGGAAATAT GAACAGGCCTTCGAGAGCAGCCAGAAGTACAAAGAGGGGAAGTACATCATTGAACTCAACCACATGATCAAAGACAACGGCTGGGACTGA
- the TBX6 gene encoding T-box transcription factor TBX6: protein MYHPRELYPSLGTGYRLGPPQPGTDSSFPPALAEGYRYPDLDTPKLDCFLSGIEAASCTLAAPPALPPLPPALGTEQAPPAPEVLHSLPGVSLSLDNRELWKEFSSVGTEMIITKAGRRMFPACRVSVTGLDPEARYLFLLDVVPVDGARYRWQGRRWEPSGKAEPRLPDRVYIHPDSPATGAHWMRQPVSFHRVKLTNSTLDPHGHLILHSMHKYQPRIHLVRAAQLCSQHWGGVASFRFPETTFISVTAYQNPRITQLKIAANPFAKGFRENGRNCKRERDARVKRKLRVPEPIAAEAYGSGDPPGGPCDSTLRGDVRESDPEQPPAPREAAPTPAPRCGGPSAEAYLLHPAAFHGAPSHLPTRNPSFPEAPDSGRPAPYSAAFLELQPGPGGSGYPAAAPTAPFPSHFLQGGPFPLAYPGPGAYLDVGSKPMY from the exons ATGTACCATCCACGGGAGTTGTACCCCTCCCTGGGGACAGGCTACCGCCTTGGGCCCCCCCAGCCTGGGACAGATTCCAGCTTCCCGCCTGCCCTGGCAGAGGGCTACCGCTACCCTG ATCTGGACACTCCCAAGTTGGATTGCTTCCTCTCCGGGATTGAAGCTGCTTCCTGCACCCTGGccgctcccccagccctgcccccgctacccccagccctgggcactgagcaggcccccccagccccagaggTCCTTCATTCGCTCCCCGGAGTCAGCCTGAGCCTGGACAACCGGGAGCTGTGGAAAGAGTTCAGTTCTGTGGGAACAGAGATGATCATCACCAAAGCTGGGAG GCGCATGTTCCCTGCTTGTCGAGTGTCAGTCACTGGCCTGGACCCTGAGGCCCGCTACCTGTTCCTTCTGGATGTGGTTCCAGTGGATGGGGCTCGCTACCGCTGGCAGGGCCGGCGCTGGGAGCCCAGTGGCAAGGCGGAGCCCCGCCTGCCGGACCGAGTCTACATTCATCCCGACTCTCCAGCCACTGGTGCCCACTGGATGCGGCAGCCTGTGTCTTTCCATCGTGTCAAGCTCACCAACAGCACCCTGGACCCCCACGGCCAT CTGATCTTGCACTCCATGCACAAGTACCAGCCCCGCATCCACCTGGTGCGGGCAGCCCAGCTTTGCAGCCAACACTGGGGCGGTGTCGCCTCCTTCCGCTTCCCCGAGACCACATTCATCTCGGTGACAGCCTACCAGAACCCCAGG ATCACACAGCTGAAGATCGCAGCCAATCCCTTTGCCAAGGGCTTCCGGGAGAATGGCAGAAACTGTAAGAG GGAGCGAGATGCCCGTGTGAAGAGGAAACTGCGGGTCCCAGAGCCAATAGCTGCAGAGGCCTATGGGAGTGGAG ATCCGCCAGGCGGACCCTGTGATTCCACACTGCGGGGGGACGTCCGTGAGTCGGATCCAGAGCAGCCCCCGGCCCCTCGTGAAGCtgctcccaccccagctcctcGGTGTGGTGGTCCCAGTGCCGAAGCCTACCTCCTGCACCCTGCAGCCTTCCACGGAGCGCCCAGTCACCTTCCAACCAG GAACCCCAGCTTCCCCGAGGCTCCAGACTCAGGGCGTCCGGCCCCCTACTCAGCTGCATTCCTGGAGCTGCAGCCTGGGCCAGGGGGCTCAGGATACCCAGCAGCTGCACCAACAGCACCCTTCCCCTCGCACTTCCTCCAGGGGGGCCCCTTCCCCCTTGCCTACCCCGGTCCTGGGGCTTACCTGGACGTGGGCTCCAAACCAATGTACTGA
- the PPP4C gene encoding serine/threonine-protein phosphatase 4 catalytic subunit isoform X2, which yields MGDFVDRGFYSVETFLLLLALKVRYPDRITLIRGNHESRQITQVYGFYDECLRKYGSVTVWRYCTEIFDYLSLSAIIDGKIFCVHGGLSPSIQTLDQIRTIDRKQEVPHDGPMCDLLWSDPEDTTGWGVSPRGAGYLFGSDVVAQFNAANDIDMICRAHQLVMEGYKWHFNETVLTVWSAPNYCYRCGNVAAILELDEHLQKDFIIFEAAPQETRGIPSKKPVADYFL from the exons ATGGGAGACTTTGTGGATCGTGGTTTCTACAGCGTCGAAACGTTCCTCCTGCTGCTGGCACTGAAG GTTCGCTATCCTGACCGCATCACCCTGATCCGGGGCAACCACGAGAGCCGCCAGATCACCCAGGTCTATGGCTTCTATGACGAGTGTCTGCGTAAATACGGCTCGGTGACTGTGTGGCGCTACTGCACAGAGATCTTTGACTACCTCAGCCTGTCGGCCATCATCGATGGCAAG ATCTTTTGTGTGCACGGGGGTCTCTCCCCCTCCATCCAGACCCTGGACCAGATCCGGACCATTGACCGAAAGCAAGAGGTGCCCCATGACGGGCCCATGTGTGACCTGCTCTGGTCTGACCCTGAAG ACACAACAGGCTGGGGTGTGAGCCCCCGCGGGGCTGGCTACCTGTTTGGCAGTGACGTGGTGGCCCAGTTCAATGCAGCCAACGACATTGACATGATCTGCCGCGCCCATCAACTGGTGATGGAAGGTTACAAGTGGCACTTCAATGAGACTGTGCTCACTGTGTGGTCTGCACCCAACTATTGCTACCG CTGTGGGAATGTGGCAGCCATCTTGGAGCTGGATGAGCATCTCCAGAAAGATTTCATCATCTTCGAGGCTGCTCCCCAAGAGACCCGGGGCATCCCCTCCAAGAAGCCCGTGGCCGATTATTTCCTGTGA
- the PPP4C gene encoding serine/threonine-protein phosphatase 4 catalytic subunit isoform X1 gives MAEISDLDRQIEQLRRCELIKESEVKALCAKAREILVEESNVQRVDSPVTVCGDIHGQFYDLKELFRVGGDVPETNYLFMGDFVDRGFYSVETFLLLLALKVRYPDRITLIRGNHESRQITQVYGFYDECLRKYGSVTVWRYCTEIFDYLSLSAIIDGKIFCVHGGLSPSIQTLDQIRTIDRKQEVPHDGPMCDLLWSDPEDTTGWGVSPRGAGYLFGSDVVAQFNAANDIDMICRAHQLVMEGYKWHFNETVLTVWSAPNYCYRCGNVAAILELDEHLQKDFIIFEAAPQETRGIPSKKPVADYFL, from the exons ATGGCGGAGATCAGCGACCTGGACCGGCAGATCGAGCAACTGCGGCGCTGCGAGCTCATCAAAGAGAGCGAAGTCAAGGCCCTGTGCGCTAAGGCCAG AGAGATCTTGGTAGAGGAGAGCAACGTACAGAGGGTGGACTCGCCAGTCACA GTATGCGGTGACATCCACGGACAATTCTATGACCTCAAGGAGCTGTTCAGA GTGGGTGGCGACGTCCCAGAGACCAACTACCTCTTCATGGGAGACTTTGTGGATCGTGGTTTCTACAGCGTCGAAACGTTCCTCCTGCTGCTGGCACTGAAG GTTCGCTATCCTGACCGCATCACCCTGATCCGGGGCAACCACGAGAGCCGCCAGATCACCCAGGTCTATGGCTTCTATGACGAGTGTCTGCGTAAATACGGCTCGGTGACTGTGTGGCGCTACTGCACAGAGATCTTTGACTACCTCAGCCTGTCGGCCATCATCGATGGCAAG ATCTTTTGTGTGCACGGGGGTCTCTCCCCCTCCATCCAGACCCTGGACCAGATCCGGACCATTGACCGAAAGCAAGAGGTGCCCCATGACGGGCCCATGTGTGACCTGCTCTGGTCTGACCCTGAAG ACACAACAGGCTGGGGTGTGAGCCCCCGCGGGGCTGGCTACCTGTTTGGCAGTGACGTGGTGGCCCAGTTCAATGCAGCCAACGACATTGACATGATCTGCCGCGCCCATCAACTGGTGATGGAAGGTTACAAGTGGCACTTCAATGAGACTGTGCTCACTGTGTGGTCTGCACCCAACTATTGCTACCG CTGTGGGAATGTGGCAGCCATCTTGGAGCTGGATGAGCATCTCCAGAAAGATTTCATCATCTTCGAGGCTGCTCCCCAAGAGACCCGGGGCATCCCCTCCAAGAAGCCCGTGGCCGATTATTTCCTGTGA
- the ALDOA gene encoding fructose-bisphosphate aldolase A, with amino-acid sequence MPYQYPALTPEQKKELSDIAHRIVAPGKGILAADESTGSIAKRLQSIGTENTEENRRFYRQLLLTADDRVNPCIGGVILFHETLYQKTDDGRPFPQVIKSKGGVVGIKVDKGVVPLAGTNGETTTQGLDGLSERCAQYKKDGADFAKWRCVLKIGEHTPSALAIMENANVLARYASICQQNGIVPIVEPEILPDGDHDLKRCQYVTEKVLAAVYKALSDHHIYLEGTLLKPNMVTPGHACTHKYSHEEIAMATVTALRRTVPPAVTGITFLSGGQSEEEASINLNAINKCPLLKPWALTFSYGRALQASALKAWGGKKENLKAAQEEYIKRALANSLACQGKYTPSGQAGAAASESLFISNHAY; translated from the exons GAAGGAGCTTTCTGACATCGCTCACCGCATTGTGGCTCCGGGCAAGGGCATCCTGGCTGCAGATGAGTCCACTG GGAGCATCGCCAAGCGGCTGCAGTCCATTGGCACTGAGAACACGGAGGAGAACCGGCGCTTCTACCGCCAGCTGTTGCTGACCGCCGACGACCGTGTAAACCCCTGCATTGGGGGTGTCATCCTATTCCACGAGACACTGTACCAGAAGACCGACGATGGGCGTCCCTTCCCCCAAGTTATCAAATCCAAGGGTGGTGTTGTAGGCATCAAG gtgGACAAAGGTGTGGTACCCCTGGCAGGAACAAATGGCGAGACTACCACCCAAG GGCTGGATGGGCTGTCTGAGCGCTGTGCCCAGTACAAGAAGGACGGGGCTGACTTTGCCAAGTGGCGCTGTGTGCTGAAAATTGGGGAACACACTCCCTCAGCCCTTGCGATCATGGAAAATGCCAACGTTCTGGCCCGTTATGCCAGCATCTGCCAGCAG AATGGCATCGTGCCCATTGTGGAGCCTGAGATCCTTCCCGATGGGGACCATGACTTGAAGCGCTGTCAGTATGTAACTGAGAAG GTGCTGGCTGCTGTCTACAAGGCTCTGAGTGACCACCACATCTACCTGGAAGGCACTTTGCTGAAGCCCAATATGGTAACGCCAGGCCATGCCTGCACCCATAAATATTCTCATGAGGAGATTGCCATGGCAACTGTCACAGCACTGCGCCGCACAGTACCCCCCGCTGTTACTG GGATCACCTTCCTATCAGGCGGCCAGAGTGAGGAGGAGGCATCCATCAACCTCAATGCCATCAACAAGTGCCCCCTGCTGAAGCCATGGGCCCTGACCTTCTCCTATGGCCGAGCCCTACAGGCTTCTGCCCTGAAGGCCTGGGGTGGAAAGAAGGAGAACCTGAAGGCTGCCCAGGAAGAGTATATCAAGCGAGCCCTG GCCAACAGCCTCGCCTGTCAAGGAAAGTACACCCCAAGTGGTCAGGCCGGGGCTGCAGCCAGCgagtccctcttcatctctaacCACGCCTACTAA